The nucleotide window GATGACACTGTCAGATGCCCTTGCCAAGGCTCAAGCAGCTGAGCTAGACTTAGTCGAAATATCACCTGATGCCAAGCCTCCAGTAGTCAGGATAGTGGATTGGGGTAAGTATCGCTATGAAAAAGAAAAACAAGCCAAGCAAAATCAGAAAAATCAAAAGCAACAAGAGCTCAAACAAATTCGCCTAAGTCTAAAGATTAGCCCCCATGATTTGGAAATCAAAACTGATCAAGCGAAAAAATTTCTTACCAAGGGCCATAAGGTCAAACTAACTGTCAGGCTCAAGGGGCGCGAGATGCACCATAGCTACCTGGGTAAAGAAGTGCTAGAAAAATCCCTAGAGATCCTTGCTGACTATGCCAAAGCGGATAGCACTGTCCGCAAATCAGGTCGAGAATTCTCGATCACTGTCTCACCGATTAAGAAGAGTTAAAATAACTGAAGATTTGAGCCAGAAGCATCAGTCTTTTCCCGAAATCCAACGTAATCTCTCCAATATAGCCAAACAATCGCCTGAAGCTGATTGGGTACTAAATCCAATGCCTTAGCAGTATCAGTAACCATCTTCGAAGATTTTTCGTACTCATCTGGTGATAACCAATTCTTGTCATGCCTACTTATTGGTGTGCCGACCAGTAGTCCAAACATGTGACGATCAATAGTAACGTATTCTGGATTATCTGGCTCTGCTATATTCATAAAAAATGCACGCATTTTTGGGTTATTACGCTCTGGATTAAACAACACATCCTTAGGATCTTCACCATTATTAATACGCATAGCGTCGTTTCTCGTATATCCAAGTCCGCTATATTTACCGTTTAGCACAAGCTCCCTGGCATTAACCAAATTCCTTGTCCATGACTGCATGGGCGAGGTAGCAGCAACAATTCCAGCTATACTTTCAGGGCTCAACTTGACATCCTTATCCATAGAAAGCTCTTGGCACCATTGATGTGCCTTTTGATACCACTCAAGCCCTGAATTCTTGTGAGGTAATGTTGCAAGATTAAATGCGATTATAAGTCTTCCAATTCCCGTGTCTAAATCAGGGAAGGTTGGCATCCTCCTTTCT belongs to Candidatus Saccharibacteria bacterium and includes:
- the infC gene encoding translation initiation factor IF-3 → MNNKASQPRRDYVRINHQIRAEEVRVLSEDKEMLGLMTLSDALAKAQAAELDLVEISPDAKPPVVRIVDWGKYRYEKEKQAKQNQKNQKQQELKQIRLSLKISPHDLEIKTDQAKKFLTKGHKVKLTVRLKGREMHHSYLGKEVLEKSLEILADYAKADSTVRKSGREFSITVSPIKKS